The Hypanus sabinus isolate sHypSab1 unplaced genomic scaffold, sHypSab1.hap1 scaffold_259, whole genome shotgun sequence sequence GGTCCCAAcgtgtctcctgtaaaaatgctattccctttcctCAGATCCAACGTCTCCTCTATATTTGTTCCCAAGATGTAGCCTTTCTGTCCAGTCATTCAGAGAATCCCTCCTTCATCAAAAAGCGGGTCTTCCCTTCcgccaccattgatgctgccctatCACGTTTCTCCATCGTTTCCGAAACATCCCTGTTCACCATGTATTACCTCCTTATTAACAGTGATATAGTTCCTTTAGTCTTTACTTACCACCCAGTGCATCTCTGTATTAGTACGTCGTCTTCCACAACATCCAGCATCTCCAAATGGACCCTAAAACCAAAGATATACTTACTTCCTCTCTCCGCTTTCGGCATGGATCTCTCCCTCCGTGTtacccttgtccatttgttccttcCCAGAAATCTCCATCCCGGAGCCTACTGCTGTAAGAGGACAAAATGTTACTCTGGCCATTCACCAGCTCCCTCAACTCCAGTCCGGGCCCTAAAGAGTCTATCTAGGTGATGTAAAGGTTCATCTGCGAATCTGCCGGTGTGTCTATTGTGTGCGCCATATGTACAAAGGGAATGCCAGGAGTAAGTTTATTACGCAGAGAACGGTGAGTGCTTCGAATGGattgccggcggcggtggtggaggcggaaacgatagggtctttaaagaggtttctggatggctacatgaagcttagaaaaatagagagctataggtaaagCGTGGGTagctctaaggtagggacatgttcggcacaggggcctgtattgtggtatagcttttctatgtttctatgcttctatgactCCGaaatcccattgcatctcagatttttgggatttctccccgtttagaaaatagtctgcacatttatgcctactagcaaagtgcatgaccatgcatttcccaacattgtattttattttccacTTGCTTGCCCATTCTGCTGATCTGTCTacgtccttctgcatcctacctgtttcctgaacaatacctgcccctccacctatctttgtattatttacaaacttgtcaacaaagccatcagtttcgtcatctgaatcatttatatacagtttaaaaagaactggtcccaacaaTGACCCCTGCGGAATACCACAAGGCACcgatagccaaccagaaaaaggatCCTGTTATGCACATAggtgcctcctaccaatcacaaatgctctaaccatgttagtaatgtTCCTATAATATCATGGGCTTCTAATGTGATAAACAGTCTTCTGTGTGGcaccttggcaaaggccttctgaaagcctTAATATACAACAGCTACCACgccccctttatctaccctacttgtaatctccacaaagaatttcaacaggatCGTTAGGCAGGAttgtccctgaaggaaaccatgctacctttctactatcttgtcctgcgtcacaaagtactccatcacctctaACTTAACAATTGAATTTAACATCTTCTATAATTTCTATAatcgtctataatttcctttctaaagagtaaacacgaggaaatctgcagatgctagaaattcaaacaacacacacaaaatgctggtggaacacggcaggccaggcagcatctatagggagaagcgctgtcgacgtttcgggccgagacccttcgtcaggcctgccatgttccaccagcattttgcataaTTACCTTTCTGCTGGTTTCCTCTTTTCTTAGAGTCGAGTGATATTTTAccaggcaccatgccagagtccaatgatttctgaaagattatctttaatgccaccacaatctctagtactacctctttcagaactctagtgtGTAATTTATCTGCTCCTGGTGACTATTGCACCATTAGATCTTCTAgccttttgagcaccttctctcctgtagtagtaactgcacccacttctcttccttcacacactagaATATCAGACCCACTGCTAGTGTCTCCCACggtaaagactgatgcaacatactcacttagttcatcagCTATCAGCTTGAGCCCGTTATTTTTCTCCTGCTTCATTTTCTAGCGCTGCCAAACCAACTcttatttatcttttattttaaACATCTTAGAAAAGAAGATTtactatcctctttgatattatttcctagcttgctttcgtatttcatcttttcccttctaatgattttagttgttctctgtaggttGAAAATAAACACTTCGCAATCctttaccttcccactaatttttgcttcgttatataccctctcttttgattttacaaaagatttgatttcccttgtcagctgtggttaTACTATTTTTCCATTTGAGGATTTCTTTTCCTTTGGAATACACGTGTCTTGCACCTCCTTCATTTTTCACAGAAtcgcacgccattgctgctctggtgGCATCCCTGCCAGAAGCTCTTTCCAATTtatttcctctctcataccactgtaatttccctcactccactgaaatattgctacatcagacttttcttcctccctatcaaatttctatCATGGTCCTGTCCGAAATCCGCATTcctgttcacggtccggtccgttgaCTCCAGACTCCAGGCCCTTCGACTGTCCCTCATTTCGGCTTTCACTCAAGCACCACCACCTGATGAGCATCTGGTTGACTGTGAATATAAATAGCTCGGGGATTGAGGGTAGCGGGGGATCAATGATGTCTTTACAAAGGTACCAATGAATATAGGTAGGTCTCTGTTTGtggatgatggggccttgtggaaaacaggaaggaacacggagcatataatcaggaaattacaagagcaattgatgaagtggtagagtggggttatgattggggatgtagatcttcagtggaaaaatctcaaactgtatttttcactaggagaagaattgaagtagggaagaagttaaggatgtatgggattgaattagaaagggttagatcatttaaatttctgggagttatatttgagtCACAATTAACGcgggcagaccatatcaggaaagttgaggagaaaggtaaaaaagtaataaacgtgatgagatgtttgactggtagggaatggggagcaagttgttcagcattaaagagaatatatgtggctttagtaagatctgtgatggattatggaagtgtagcatatggacCAGCAGCTCGGTCTCTTATAAGGAAAttggatgtgattcaggctcaggtcttgagagtgtgcagtgggacTTTTAAAACAgcaccagtatcagccctgcaggtagaaatgggaataatgcctttggaattagcaaggatggaattgatggcaaactactcGGTTAATTTGCAGGGACAAAATGTTCctcaccctgctaaaggagtgttgcaggagtcctgggaaaataggaggtttcagagggaaaagTTTAGTCGGGTAGGGAGTAATATTGCTAGaacatgtggagtgtttgatctaaggataagtccttcagtaaTGTATCaggttgtagctccatggaagctggtatggcctgaCGTAGACTGGCATGTGTTATAgttaaaaaggaaaggaaagtataaaactgatttggtaattGCATTTAACTGCCATGTGATGaaaaagtatagtgattatactcaggtctatacagatggtgcCAAGGAACCTGAGACAGCAGTGACAGGGTgtggggtggctataccagcaaaagcaattgcaatcagcagaagaacatctgataagttagcggtgtatacagtggagatgttggcagtgttggttgtgttgcgttgggtggagaaaactaaaccagtcaaagcgttgatatgctcagattcatcttcagtactagcaagtttaaggtcttttcactcaaacagccagcaagatgtacttcatgaagtccttcagtcagtcacaagagttgcaaatcagggaggtcaggtaaaatttctatgggttccagctcatgtaggggtgaagtgcaatgaaagggtggatgagttggcaaagagggcaagaaagaaagaaaatatagaaatgcacattattATCAGTAAAGCAGAATTTAAGTGTATAATCTGTGAATAAattaaccaaatgtggcaagaaagataggacagggaggggaaagggaggcatttacaTCAAATACAACaaagtgttgcaggtactagggtaggaagtagatacagaagagaggaaattgtgcgGAATTGTGCGGACCAGTTTAAGgttggggcactgtgcactaaaccaaacattgaaattgatagggaaacaccagacaggacggTGTGAGGAAAGTCAGGAAGTGGATTCAGTAGagcatgtagttctgagttgcaggaagtatgggatacagagagagacgatgagaattaatctgaatttggggtgcaggaattcacagggttttgttttataggatatgatggataaacagaaatagggtactaggatggggaggataaagtgtaggttagggtatgtgtatgtgtgcgattgggtgaagggatttagaatgtgagtccatcgcatactctggagcagaaggaggcgggaatgcaccattaagctgggtgccaaccgccgtaatacgatagagagagagagagagagagagagagagagagagagagagagagagagagagagagagagagagagagagagagagagagagagagagagagagagagagagagagagagagagagcgagcgcgTAGCGGGGGCTCGTCCCATCAGTCTCCGCTTGGAGTAACCCACCGGTGAAAGGCGAGTACACCCcgagattgtgtgatgggatggtgtggagggaggttcagtctttgtctgatcctgggattgtgtgatgagacggtgtggagggagctgtaCTCTGTTTGactccgggagggtgtgatgggacggtctggatgGACCTTCAGTCTCTATATGAACCCGTGAGTATGCGGTCGGTCGCTGTTGAGCGatactgactctgtgtctgaccctgagattgTATGACAGGCAGGTTTGGCGGGAGCCTCCCTTTGTGTCTGTCCCTGTgtgcgtgtgatgggacgatgcgtgggcagcttcagtctgtgtcagaTCCCAAGATtatctgatgggactgtgtgtacGAAAcgtctttctgtgtctgaccacgggagagtgtcaTGGGCGGTATGGAGAGAGCTTTACATTGTTTTGATCACGTGATTGTGCtgtggcaagaggcagagagagtttgaccctgggagtgtgtgatgggaaggtgcgtTGGGAGCTTCACCGCTGCTCTATTGTCCATGCCTCTCCTGTTCGGGGCCTTTGTGGACGCAGGTCAGATTTAATACAATATATGGGCTTTTGTCGTTTTGTCTGCGAGAGCGAGAAGGGTGCGCGGATCTGGGCAGCGACCGAGTTCCTGGGCACCAGACTGTGAGACCGACCTACCTCAGCCTGCAGTTTGAGGCACTATGGACCACTGTTTCTTTGCACTGTTCCGCGGAGCAGCAGTAACCTCAGACCCGTTTCTCTCCTCGAATAAAACTCAAGACCGACACCAAGAAAGGAATTTACATCGGTTTAATGATTGCATCGTGGCAAATGTAAATTCAACAACGTCTGACCTCCATGAATATATGTTGctcattatttttttaaacaaaactatAAAAGTTTATTTGCGCAACGTATACAGAAGACAGGGAGTACACTCAGATTAAAATATGATTACTACCGTCCATTAAACAGTCAGATGCCTGCGGGCCACCGCTCCCGATGATCCCCCAATGTACCTATTGCGATCGGATACTCCCTGTCCAAAGACAGCCGGTCACGAACGTATCGTCGGAAGAGGGGCAAGCAGGCAGATCAGGTAGAATCCTCCATTTTCTGACTGCGAGATCGGTAAATGAGTATCACTGCCAGGCACAGGAGCAAGCGCACCAGGAGCTCCTCCTAGGGTCCCACCCCGTTGTGTACTGGGTGTCCGTATATGAGGAGCGCCGAGCTAAGATGCTGCCAGAACCTAAGCAGTAGTCCCATCAGATACTCAAAGAGGGGCTGCAACCTCCCTGTCAGTCACACATAATTGACTGACCGGCGACAACGAGTGACcggttgaataatcagtcccgtttctcaccgtcattCTGGTCGGGGGACCGATGagtataaaatcacacttcacgGAGGTGTCCgagatcgctgcagatccagggtcactgccgagggatttgtcaatttaacatcattatatcggctACACTGTGGAATGTACCGTTTTCAGCCCGAAGTGAGCATAAGGATTCTCTCCCTGGATAATCCATCCCAGGAACACTGAGGTCCCAGACTGTGTAAGTCCCTGGCGCTTCACTTGGAGGAGCTCCCGAAACCAGTCACCAGGAGATAGCAGCGCCGCTGGGCAGGACACGTAATTACGCCAGACCTCTTGTGACGTCACAGGACACTCGGCTGGAGCGTGGTCCGTTGGAAACATTGGTTATTAAATAGGGAAGGCAGCTCTTAAAAGGGAGTACGGGGAAATTCGGCAAAAAATGTCCCAATTCCGTGGGCGCGAATGTTCACACGGATACTCTCAGACCGGGTCTGGTTTCATCCAAAGAactcagttccttcctcccggtctcactgaacttaTTCACAatcagcctgaaacagatgggtgggagaataaagatgaaataaacagattacacaatagtgtcagtaacaggggaccggggttaatgtttcaacgaCACGCACAGACAACTATCACCAGAATACCCGCGGATCCGCTAATATTTTATCAATtgaacattcacacaaacactcactcgaTCCGCTGCAGATTCGGGAGGGTCTGTATGAGGCGGCGAAGAGCAGTCACAGATTGGTCTGTGAGAAAATTGTAACTTAAGTACAgccccgtcagtgatgggtttgtactgaacGCGAAGACAAGGTGGTCGACACCAGCGCTTGTGAGACAGACACGGCACAAACTGGAGATgagagaaagtgagagtgaaggacacagagagacaggagacggtacaaatccccagtgtttatctgtaacacaattactgatcacattaatgttcagtgtcagatagccagtgactgtaaacacaatctcccacagtctggtacttaccacagtttctgtattttacactctgacttcctcagagccgcagacaccagtttcacccCTGAATCTCCCAGTATATTATCACTCAGATCCAGTACCGTCAGTGAtgagtttgtactgagagcggaggcgaggtcctcggcaccagaatctgtgagaccgacgtCAATCAACCTGCAAATACAAGACAGGGGGTAACGCGCAAGTacacaggagacggtacaaatccccagtgtttatcagtaacacagtttctgatcacattaatgttcagtgtcagacatctagtgactgtaaacacaatctcccacaatatggtacttactccagtttctgtattttacccttccacttcttcagagccacagacaccagtttcactcctgaatctcccaataTATTATCACTCAGGTTCAGCTCTGCCAGTgatcggtttgtactgagagcggaggcgagatacACGGCACccgaatctgtgagaccgacacggGTCAacttggagatgagagagagtgagggtgggcGCAGAGaaacaggagacggtacaaatccccaatgTTTATCAgtgacacaattactgatcacattaatgttcagtgtcagacacccagtgactgtaaacactaTCTCCCACAGTCCAGTACTTACCGTAGtttctgtatttcacaccccgggttcttcagagccgcagacaccagtttcactcctgaatctcccagcttATTGTGACCAAGGCTAAGCACAAACAGAAAAAatgatgaacaaagtgattcaaaccgtgggtctgagggaatttctctcactcggatatttcaggaaacattaaaccctcCAGAAAATCACTGATcagagttcccatcactgtcaatgtccgtCACTGCCCAGCTCAAGGGGATTCACCGAATGTCAGTAATTTAGTCAGTCAATGTGACCCTGCAAACTCCACATATTCTGTCTCATACTCTGAATGATAGAAAAGTGTTCCAGACGTGAAAAGGTGTGGAAGGAGCCCGGGTCAAAAGTGGGAGAGAGTgccacagtgaggaagatttgtgAATGGGAAAGTGTCAGTGAGACCCACCTGAGAAAAAGGGATAGGCAGAAAGAATCTGCAGGAGGAAGTGGAATGGGGTGTAGAAGGAAGAAGGAGAGATGGCACAGAATGTATGGGAAATGGGGAGCAGAGAGATCCCCATGAGAAAATGGGATGGGGATGAGCGGTCCCACAGGAGGATATCAATGGGAAAAAAAGAATCTGGCAGACGAGGGGATGGCCTAAAGACATGGCACAGGCGGTGTGGGTTTTCAATGAAGCCCACAATCGGGACAGGTGATACGCCTATGGTTGTGGGCAGGGGTGGAAAATCTCACaatgttatttctttctttctcactGGGACAGTGTGATGACGGTCTCTTGTCTCTCACCTGGAAGgtggtgtgaatctctgacccacctgctgcagtcagtatcggtctgggtgtcagtaacagtgagaaggaacattgtcaatggacgtgtcacaggcagcgagaaacacggacattcctgtgatttactcccattaaaccaatggccgttgttcactgatctgatgaagtctccaacatcccttcacaaggaaccacagaaccctcccgtccttggggaattactgaccgataccctgggcatttgtcacaattcttctcAATCTGATTTACTACAGTTTTACCCAAATCCCTATGGAACAGTTTCACAGATCAGAGTAaaagataaatcaagttacctcaaatcctggcacttgtgcagcccgggtcccagccgctgtattccttcacactgaatgtggcagttccccaggtcgaggtgttttattgtatcacagagtccgatgacctgagacaggaccgcgcagtcaatcggggtcagtgtcattccactgaatgaaagtgtttccacagatcccagtgcggcctgagccagtccacgattctgagactcaaacaggtagtgcaatgtgttcaggaaactccttttaccagcttcactccatgtgtttccactctggcgtttaacctcctccttcacccagtcaataacccggcaggttgtttgatgaggaaatggacccagaaactcctccaggcccgcaacggtcattggggaggagagaccagcaacaaaacggagaaataacTCAAACCGcccatctgtcgtgttgtgggcttcagtgaggaatttcaagatatccccgggatgtggattcaggaattgtgcgactgcagctacaaactcttggatggtgaggtgtgggaatgtgtacaccacgctccggTCATAATCCtctctttccaaaagctctatgaggaacccggacaggaactgggaaggctgcagtttgtagttgatcaaatccccatctgtaaacacaattttCCTCTcgaacactcctctgaaggccatctgaccaaccctgagtaacacatcacgggggttctcaatctcacggccgtgatttctcaggatgttgtaaatatagtaagagtacagttgggtgatggtcttgggaacttgTTGCGGGTCCCTGActgtttgtgtgaagaaggggcccagtgccagagcgaggatccagcagtaggaggggttgtagctcatggtgtacaggatctcgttctgcTTCACGTGTTTGAAGACAGCTtctgccaccgtctgatcttcaaaatgcctgtgGAAATATTTCTCctgttcctcaccaacaaatcccaggatttcagcacaGAGATTTATCTCCGACTTTTTCAATAATTGTAACGTAGTGGGGCGTGTTGTCACCAGCaccgaacaccctgggagcagcctGTGCTGGATTAAACCGACCACAATATCAGACACCTTACACCAGGATTCAGGATCTATGCATGTGTGCTGAGGATCTGTATCTCTCTGACAGTCAGCAAAACCAATTAtgtcattgaattcatccaaaccatcgaatataaacagcaatccctctgggttcttcaaGACCTCCCTCAGGATATTCCggaagtaaggatactgatcaaGAATCAATTCCCTCAGGTTTATTC is a genomic window containing:
- the LOC132388054 gene encoding NACHT, LRR and PYD domains-containing protein 3-like isoform X1; translated protein: MVETTTGILAAPLPKRSNATDMGGILSCCGALLERCCKDRVADRATESSDSERRDCIERTQYNGDPEAEPILHEEAAFSTDVLESSESFGNRAGPSSVITELLASWNDFQLLQLTNFYGDRLEQAMEGGVHEVSQALTVENQFSGEEHRKITDLADKGERADSSKLLLSLVMEKGSRARRVMWETFVKMRNAVPKFDKILKEIQGYGCDPSHRSNPAQDLLKVLSELKDVQQKHKETLRAQTETLRVNTILMREKVKVFQLVDRYAELTVISTVGNRRLVEHELLARGRDHEDCTEKFRFDQLFQSSFSRSKSKSGISAAVAGVAGIGKTTMVQKIVYDWATGKIYKQFKFVFSFKFRYLNSINCRINLRELILDQYPYFRNILREVLKNPEGLLFIFDGLDEFNDIIGFADCQRDTDPQHTCIDPESWCKVSDIVVGLIQHRLLPGCSVLVTTRPTTLQLLKKSEINLCAEILGFVGEEQEKYFHRHFEDQTVAEAVFKHVKQNEILYTMSYNPSYCWILALALGPFFTQTVRDPQQVPKTITQLYSYYIYNILRNHGREIENPRDVLLRVGQMAFRGVFERKIVFTDGDLINYKLQPSQFLSGFLIELLEREDYDRSVVYTFPHLTIQEFVAAVAQFLNPHPGDILKFLTEAHNTTDGRFELFLRFVAGLSSPMTVAGLEEFLGPFPHQTTCRVIDWVKEEVKRQSGNTWSEAGKRSFLNTLHYLFESQNRGLAQAALGSVETLSFSGMTLTPIDCAVLSQVIGLCDTIKHLDLGNCHIQCEGIQRLGPGLHKCQDLSLGHNKLGDSGVKLVSAALKNPGCEIQKLRLIDVGLTDSGAEDLASALSTNSSLTVLDLSDNILGDSGVKLVSAALRKSECKIQKLCLCRVCLTSAGVDHLVFAFSTNPSLTGLYLSYNFLTDQSVTALRRLIQTLPNLQRIELIVNKFSETGRKELSSLDETRPGLRVSV
- the LOC132388054 gene encoding NACHT, LRR and PYD domains-containing protein 3-like isoform X2; translation: MGGILSCCGALLERCCKDRVADRATESSDSERRDCIERTQYNGDPEAEPILHEEAAFSTDVLESSESFGNRAGPSSVITELLASWNDFQLLQLTNFYGDRLEQAMEGGVHEVSQALTVENQFSGEEHRKITDLADKGERADSSKLLLSLVMEKGSRARRVMWETFVKMRNAVPKFDKILKEIQGYGCDPSHRSNPAQDLLKVLSELKDVQQKHKETLRAQTETLRVNTILMREKVKVFQLVDRYAELTVISTVGNRRLVEHELLARGRDHEDCTEKFRFDQLFQSSFSRSKSKSGISAAVAGVAGIGKTTMVQKIVYDWATGKIYKQFKFVFSFKFRYLNSINCRINLRELILDQYPYFRNILREVLKNPEGLLFIFDGLDEFNDIIGFADCQRDTDPQHTCIDPESWCKVSDIVVGLIQHRLLPGCSVLVTTRPTTLQLLKKSEINLCAEILGFVGEEQEKYFHRHFEDQTVAEAVFKHVKQNEILYTMSYNPSYCWILALALGPFFTQTVRDPQQVPKTITQLYSYYIYNILRNHGREIENPRDVLLRVGQMAFRGVFERKIVFTDGDLINYKLQPSQFLSGFLIELLEREDYDRSVVYTFPHLTIQEFVAAVAQFLNPHPGDILKFLTEAHNTTDGRFELFLRFVAGLSSPMTVAGLEEFLGPFPHQTTCRVIDWVKEEVKRQSGNTWSEAGKRSFLNTLHYLFESQNRGLAQAALGSVETLSFSGMTLTPIDCAVLSQVIGLCDTIKHLDLGNCHIQCEGIQRLGPGLHKCQDLSLGHNKLGDSGVKLVSAALKNPGCEIQKLRLIDVGLTDSGAEDLASALSTNSSLTVLDLSDNILGDSGVKLVSAALRKSECKIQKLCLCRVCLTSAGVDHLVFAFSTNPSLTGLYLSYNFLTDQSVTALRRLIQTLPNLQRIELIVNKFSETGRKELSSLDETRPGLRVSV
- the LOC132388054 gene encoding NACHT, LRR and PYD domains-containing protein 3-like isoform X3, with translation MKEKAIQKRCSSCIPPNRTGPSSVITELLASWNDFQLLQLTNFYGDRLEQAMEGGVHEVSQALTVENQFSGEEHRKITDLADKGERADSSKLLLSLVMEKGSRARRVMWETFVKMRNAVPKFDKILKEIQGYGCDPSHRSNPAQDLLKVLSELKDVQQKHKETLRAQTETLRVNTILMREKVKVFQLVDRYAELTVISTVGNRRLVEHELLARGRDHEDCTEKFRFDQLFQSSFSRSKSKSGISAAVAGVAGIGKTTMVQKIVYDWATGKIYKQFKFVFSFKFRYLNSINCRINLRELILDQYPYFRNILREVLKNPEGLLFIFDGLDEFNDIIGFADCQRDTDPQHTCIDPESWCKVSDIVVGLIQHRLLPGCSVLVTTRPTTLQLLKKSEINLCAEILGFVGEEQEKYFHRHFEDQTVAEAVFKHVKQNEILYTMSYNPSYCWILALALGPFFTQTVRDPQQVPKTITQLYSYYIYNILRNHGREIENPRDVLLRVGQMAFRGVFERKIVFTDGDLINYKLQPSQFLSGFLIELLEREDYDRSVVYTFPHLTIQEFVAAVAQFLNPHPGDILKFLTEAHNTTDGRFELFLRFVAGLSSPMTVAGLEEFLGPFPHQTTCRVIDWVKEEVKRQSGNTWSEAGKRSFLNTLHYLFESQNRGLAQAALGSVETLSFSGMTLTPIDCAVLSQVIGLCDTIKHLDLGNCHIQCEGIQRLGPGLHKCQDLSLGHNKLGDSGVKLVSAALKNPGCEIQKLRLIDVGLTDSGAEDLASALSTNSSLTVLDLSDNILGDSGVKLVSAALRKSECKIQKLCLCRVCLTSAGVDHLVFAFSTNPSLTGLYLSYNFLTDQSVTALRRLIQTLPNLQRIELIVNKFSETGRKELSSLDETRPGLRVSV